A single Panthera tigris isolate Pti1 chromosome A3, P.tigris_Pti1_mat1.1, whole genome shotgun sequence DNA region contains:
- the LOC102950578 gene encoding interleukin-36 gamma-like isoform X8 produces MTCIRGVPFCGEPYTAVNKPQTGEVSDLNQQVWILQDQTIVTVPRTDSVTPVTVTVVPCKYPEYLEQGRGIPIYMGIENPEMCLSCEDIGGQPTLQLKEEEILDLYNEVAPVEPFLFYHSKDGRTSTFESVAFPGWFIASSEIRHPLFLTSDLGGKNNVNFNLSINP; encoded by the exons ATGACATGCATTCGAGGAGTCCCTTTCTGTGGAGAACCCTATACAGCAG TGAATAAACCTCAGACCGGGGAGGTCTCTGACTTGAATCAGCAGGTGTGGATCCTGCAGGATCAGACCATTGTGACAGTTCCACGGACTGACAGTGTGACTCCAG TCACTGTCACTGTTGTCCCGTGCAAGTATCCAGAGTATCTTGAGCAAGGCAGAGGGATTCCCATTTATATgggaatagagaatccagaaatgtgTCTGTCTTGTGAGGACATAGGAGGGCAGCCCACATTGCAACTGAAG GAGGAGGAGATACTGGATCTGTACAACGAAGTCGCGCCCGTGGAGCCCTTCCTCTTCTACCACTCAAAAGATGGCAGGACCTCCACCTTCGAGTCCGTGGCCTTCCCTGGCTGGTTCATCGCCTCCTCTGAGATCCGCCATCCCCTCTTCCTCACTTCAGACCTGGGGGGAAAGAACAATGTTAACTTCAATTTAAGTATCAATCCTTGA
- the LOC102950578 gene encoding interleukin-36 gamma-like isoform X2 has translation MTAVLVRKGRGTRDANAQRQGHEGSQARRKEAPGETKAAPTLILDFQPPELCGDNPIMTCIRGVPFCGEPYTAVNKPQTGEVSDLNQQVWILQDQTIVTVPRTDSVTPVTVTVVPCKYPEYLEQGRGIPIYMGIENPEMCLSCEDIGGQPTLQLKEEEILDLYNEVAPVEPFLFYHSKDGRTSTFESVAFPGWFIASSEIRHPLFLTSDLGGKNNVNFNLSINP, from the exons ATGACTGCTGTCcttgtaagaaaaggaagaggcacCAGGGATGCGAATGCACAGAGGCAAGGCCATGAGGGGTCACAAGCCAGAAGGAAAGAAGCCCCAGGAGAAACCAAAGCTGCCccaaccttgatcttggacttccagcctccggaact GTGTGGAGACAATCCCATTATGACATGCATTCGAGGAGTCCCTTTCTGTGGAGAACCCTATACAGCAG TGAATAAACCTCAGACCGGGGAGGTCTCTGACTTGAATCAGCAGGTGTGGATCCTGCAGGATCAGACCATTGTGACAGTTCCACGGACTGACAGTGTGACTCCAG TCACTGTCACTGTTGTCCCGTGCAAGTATCCAGAGTATCTTGAGCAAGGCAGAGGGATTCCCATTTATATgggaatagagaatccagaaatgtgTCTGTCTTGTGAGGACATAGGAGGGCAGCCCACATTGCAACTGAAG GAGGAGGAGATACTGGATCTGTACAACGAAGTCGCGCCCGTGGAGCCCTTCCTCTTCTACCACTCAAAAGATGGCAGGACCTCCACCTTCGAGTCCGTGGCCTTCCCTGGCTGGTTCATCGCCTCCTCTGAGATCCGCCATCCCCTCTTCCTCACTTCAGACCTGGGGGGAAAGAACAATGTTAACTTCAATTTAAGTATCAATCCTTGA
- the LOC102950578 gene encoding interleukin-36 gamma-like isoform X10 — translation MNKPQTGEVSDLNQQVWILQDQTIVTVPRTDSVTPVTVTVVPCKYPEYLEQGRGIPIYMGIENPEMCLSCEDIGGQPTLQLKEEEILDLYNEVAPVEPFLFYHSKDGRTSTFESVAFPGWFIASSEIRHPLFLTSDLGGKNNVNFNLSINP, via the exons A TGAATAAACCTCAGACCGGGGAGGTCTCTGACTTGAATCAGCAGGTGTGGATCCTGCAGGATCAGACCATTGTGACAGTTCCACGGACTGACAGTGTGACTCCAG TCACTGTCACTGTTGTCCCGTGCAAGTATCCAGAGTATCTTGAGCAAGGCAGAGGGATTCCCATTTATATgggaatagagaatccagaaatgtgTCTGTCTTGTGAGGACATAGGAGGGCAGCCCACATTGCAACTGAAG GAGGAGGAGATACTGGATCTGTACAACGAAGTCGCGCCCGTGGAGCCCTTCCTCTTCTACCACTCAAAAGATGGCAGGACCTCCACCTTCGAGTCCGTGGCCTTCCCTGGCTGGTTCATCGCCTCCTCTGAGATCCGCCATCCCCTCTTCCTCACTTCAGACCTGGGGGGAAAGAACAATGTTAACTTCAATTTAAGTATCAATCCTTGA
- the LOC102950578 gene encoding interleukin-36 gamma-like isoform X6 — MIATPHPARCGDNPIMTCIRGVPFCGEPYTAVNKPQTGEVSDLNQQVWILQDQTIVTVPRTDSVTPVTVTVVPCKYPEYLEQGRGIPIYMGIENPEMCLSCEDIGGQPTLQLKEEEILDLYNEVAPVEPFLFYHSKDGRTSTFESVAFPGWFIASSEIRHPLFLTSDLGGKNNVNFNLSINP, encoded by the exons ATGATTGCCACACCCCACCCAGCCAG GTGTGGAGACAATCCCATTATGACATGCATTCGAGGAGTCCCTTTCTGTGGAGAACCCTATACAGCAG TGAATAAACCTCAGACCGGGGAGGTCTCTGACTTGAATCAGCAGGTGTGGATCCTGCAGGATCAGACCATTGTGACAGTTCCACGGACTGACAGTGTGACTCCAG TCACTGTCACTGTTGTCCCGTGCAAGTATCCAGAGTATCTTGAGCAAGGCAGAGGGATTCCCATTTATATgggaatagagaatccagaaatgtgTCTGTCTTGTGAGGACATAGGAGGGCAGCCCACATTGCAACTGAAG GAGGAGGAGATACTGGATCTGTACAACGAAGTCGCGCCCGTGGAGCCCTTCCTCTTCTACCACTCAAAAGATGGCAGGACCTCCACCTTCGAGTCCGTGGCCTTCCCTGGCTGGTTCATCGCCTCCTCTGAGATCCGCCATCCCCTCTTCCTCACTTCAGACCTGGGGGGAAAGAACAATGTTAACTTCAATTTAAGTATCAATCCTTGA
- the LOC102950578 gene encoding interleukin-36 gamma-like isoform X9, producing the protein MLEFKVNKPQTGEVSDLNQQVWILQDQTIVTVPRTDSVTPVTVTVVPCKYPEYLEQGRGIPIYMGIENPEMCLSCEDIGGQPTLQLKEEEILDLYNEVAPVEPFLFYHSKDGRTSTFESVAFPGWFIASSEIRHPLFLTSDLGGKNNVNFNLSINP; encoded by the exons TGAATAAACCTCAGACCGGGGAGGTCTCTGACTTGAATCAGCAGGTGTGGATCCTGCAGGATCAGACCATTGTGACAGTTCCACGGACTGACAGTGTGACTCCAG TCACTGTCACTGTTGTCCCGTGCAAGTATCCAGAGTATCTTGAGCAAGGCAGAGGGATTCCCATTTATATgggaatagagaatccagaaatgtgTCTGTCTTGTGAGGACATAGGAGGGCAGCCCACATTGCAACTGAAG GAGGAGGAGATACTGGATCTGTACAACGAAGTCGCGCCCGTGGAGCCCTTCCTCTTCTACCACTCAAAAGATGGCAGGACCTCCACCTTCGAGTCCGTGGCCTTCCCTGGCTGGTTCATCGCCTCCTCTGAGATCCGCCATCCCCTCTTCCTCACTTCAGACCTGGGGGGAAAGAACAATGTTAACTTCAATTTAAGTATCAATCCTTGA